A single region of the Gephyromycinifex aptenodytis genome encodes:
- the ccrA gene encoding crotonyl-CoA carboxylase/reductase: MHEIREAILSGDRSEATYAGLAVPEAFRAVTVHKDEVGMFEGRASRDKDPRESLHIDEVPIPELAPGEALVAVMASSVNYNTVWTSIFEPMPTFGFLERYGKLSEASKRHDLPYHIIGSDLSGVVLRTGPGVHLWKPGQECVAHCLSVELEHHDGHNDTMLDPEQRIWGFETNFGGLAELAIVKANQLMPKPEHLTWEEAACPGLVNSTAYRQLISKNGAGMKLGDRVLIWGASGGLGSYATQMALAGGATPICVVSSADKADICRKMGAELVIDRRANDYKFWNEEGTKQNPKEWKRFGADIRELTNGHDVDIVFEHPGRETFGASVFVTRKGGTIVTCASTSGYMHEYDNRYLWMNLKRIISSHFANYREAWEANSLIRRGLIHPTLSKAYSMDQVGQAALDVHSNAHQGKVGVLCLSPEEGLGVSKPELREANLEAINRFRNV; the protein is encoded by the coding sequence ATGCACGAGATCCGAGAGGCCATCCTGTCCGGCGATCGTTCTGAAGCGACTTACGCCGGGCTGGCAGTTCCGGAGGCCTTCAGGGCCGTGACCGTCCACAAGGACGAGGTCGGAATGTTCGAGGGCCGCGCCAGCCGTGACAAGGACCCCCGCGAGAGCCTGCACATCGATGAGGTGCCGATCCCGGAGCTTGCCCCCGGTGAGGCGCTGGTGGCTGTCATGGCCAGTTCGGTGAACTACAACACGGTGTGGACGAGCATCTTCGAGCCGATGCCGACCTTCGGCTTCCTGGAGCGCTACGGCAAGCTGTCCGAGGCATCCAAACGCCACGACCTGCCCTATCACATCATCGGCTCCGACCTGTCCGGCGTCGTGCTGCGCACCGGGCCGGGCGTGCACTTGTGGAAGCCCGGTCAAGAGTGCGTGGCGCACTGTCTGTCGGTCGAGCTGGAACACCACGACGGGCACAACGACACCATGCTCGACCCGGAGCAACGGATCTGGGGCTTCGAGACCAACTTCGGTGGGCTGGCTGAGCTGGCCATCGTCAAGGCGAACCAACTCATGCCCAAGCCCGAGCACCTGACCTGGGAAGAGGCAGCCTGCCCCGGGCTGGTCAACTCCACCGCCTACCGCCAGCTCATTAGCAAGAACGGCGCGGGCATGAAGCTCGGTGACCGGGTGCTCATCTGGGGCGCCTCCGGTGGTCTTGGCTCCTACGCCACCCAGATGGCCCTGGCCGGTGGCGCCACCCCCATCTGCGTGGTCTCCTCCGCCGACAAAGCCGACATCTGCCGCAAGATGGGCGCCGAACTCGTCATCGACCGTCGCGCCAATGACTACAAGTTCTGGAACGAAGAAGGCACCAAGCAGAACCCGAAGGAATGGAAGCGCTTCGGCGCCGATATTCGTGAGCTGACCAACGGTCACGACGTCGACATCGTCTTCGAACACCCGGGCCGGGAGACTTTCGGCGCCTCGGTCTTCGTCACCCGCAAGGGCGGCACGATCGTCACCTGCGCCTCCACCTCGGGCTACATGCACGAGTACGACAACCGTTACTTGTGGATGAACCTCAAGCGGATCATCTCCAGCCACTTCGCGAACTACCGCGAGGCTTGGGAGGCCAACAGCCTCATCCGCCGCGGCCTCATCCACCCGACCCTGAGCAAGGCGTACAGCATGGACCAGGTCGGCCAGGCGGCCCTGGACGTGCACAGCAACGCCCACCAGGGCAAGGTCGGCGTGTTGTGCCTCTCCCCCGAGGAAGGGCTCGGTGTCTCCAAGCCGGAGCTGCGCGAAGCCAACCTGGAGGCGATCAACCGGTTCCGCAACGTCTGA
- the mce gene encoding methylmalonyl-CoA epimerase has product MTEPVAGLFTHIDHVGIAVRDLDEAIAFYEEKYGMRMAHREVNEEQGVAEAMMEVGDSTSCIQLLAPLNEKSTIAKFIDKSGVGIQQMAYRVENIDEVCATLKERGLRLLYPEPKRGTAGSRINFIHPKDAGGVLVELVEPSTEGSH; this is encoded by the coding sequence ATGACTGAACCTGTAGCCGGACTGTTCACCCACATCGACCACGTCGGCATCGCCGTCCGTGACCTCGACGAGGCAATCGCCTTCTACGAGGAGAAGTACGGAATGCGCATGGCCCATCGTGAGGTCAACGAGGAGCAGGGCGTCGCCGAGGCGATGATGGAGGTCGGTGACTCCACCTCCTGCATCCAGTTGCTCGCACCTCTCAACGAGAAGTCCACGATCGCCAAGTTCATCGACAAGAGCGGCGTCGGCATCCAGCAGATGGCCTACCGCGTCGAAAACATCGACGAGGTCTGCGCCACCCTCAAGGAGCGCGGACTGCGGCTGCTCTACCCCGAGCCCAAGCGCGGCACGGCCGGTAGCCGGATCAACTTCATCCACCCCAAGGACGCCGGCGGCGTTCTGGTCGAGCTGGTCGAGCCTTCGACCGAGGGCAGCCACTGA
- a CDS encoding acetyl-CoA C-acetyltransferase has translation MSAPRNDRPSSVLLAGARTPIGRLLGGLSSFSGAQLGGFAIKAALQKAGVAPEQVEYVIMGQVLTAGAGQIPARQAANDAGIPMTVPALSINKVCLSGVDAIALADQLIRAGEFDVIVAGGQESMSQAPHLLEKSRSGFKYGNVTMRDHMAHDGLWDAFTDQSMGDLTEDGNRGDVEVSREEQDAFAARSHRLAAKAWQDGLFADEVVPVEVPQRKGEPVIVSADEGVRAATTVETLGKLRPAFRKDGTITAGTASQISDGACAVVVMSKAKAEELGLEWIAEIGAHGNVAGPDSTLQSQPANAIVAACAKEGIAPTDLDLVEINEAFAAVGIASTRQLGIDPEKVNVNGGAIAMGHPIGMSGARIALHLALELRRRGGGVGAVSLCGGGGQGDALILRVPQA, from the coding sequence ATGTCCGCACCCCGCAATGATCGCCCCAGCAGTGTTCTCCTCGCCGGAGCCCGTACCCCCATCGGACGGCTCCTGGGGGGCCTATCGAGCTTCTCCGGAGCCCAGCTCGGTGGGTTCGCCATCAAAGCTGCTCTGCAAAAGGCCGGTGTCGCCCCGGAGCAGGTCGAATACGTGATCATGGGGCAGGTTCTGACGGCCGGCGCCGGCCAGATTCCCGCACGTCAGGCCGCCAACGACGCGGGCATCCCGATGACGGTGCCGGCCTTGAGCATCAACAAAGTGTGTCTGTCGGGTGTGGACGCCATCGCCCTGGCCGATCAGCTCATCCGCGCCGGAGAGTTCGACGTCATCGTGGCCGGTGGCCAGGAGTCGATGAGCCAGGCCCCGCACTTGCTGGAGAAGAGCCGCTCAGGCTTCAAGTACGGCAATGTCACCATGCGTGACCACATGGCCCATGACGGACTGTGGGACGCCTTCACCGACCAGAGCATGGGCGACCTCACCGAGGACGGTAACCGCGGGGACGTCGAGGTCAGCCGCGAAGAACAGGACGCATTCGCAGCGCGCAGCCACCGACTGGCGGCCAAAGCCTGGCAGGACGGCCTGTTTGCTGACGAAGTAGTTCCCGTCGAGGTGCCGCAGCGCAAGGGCGAGCCGGTGATCGTCTCGGCCGACGAGGGTGTCCGGGCCGCCACCACGGTTGAGACGCTCGGCAAGTTGCGCCCGGCCTTCCGCAAGGACGGCACCATCACCGCCGGAACCGCCTCGCAGATCTCCGACGGGGCCTGCGCAGTGGTGGTGATGAGCAAGGCCAAGGCCGAGGAGCTCGGGCTGGAGTGGATCGCCGAGATCGGCGCGCACGGCAACGTGGCAGGTCCCGACTCCACCCTGCAGTCCCAGCCCGCGAACGCCATCGTCGCGGCGTGCGCCAAGGAGGGTATCGCTCCCACCGATCTGGATCTGGTCGAGATCAACGAGGCGTTCGCTGCCGTGGGCATCGCCTCCACCCGCCAGTTGGGTATCGACCCGGAAAAGGTCAACGTCAACGGTGGCGCGATCGCCATGGGCCACCCGATCGGAATGTCCGGCGCCAGGATCGCACTGCACCTGGCTCTGGAGTTGCGCCGTCGCGGCGGCGGCGTCGGCGCAGTCTCGCTGTGTGGCGGTGGCGGTCAGGGTGATGCGCTGATTCTGCGGGTTCCCCAAGCCTGA
- the meaB gene encoding methylmalonyl Co-A mutase-associated GTPase MeaB, with translation MSRRQVDVPALVEAARAGAPRAVARLISLVEDAHPALREVMTALAPHTGHAHIIGLTGSPGVGKSTMTNALVTAFRKQGKRVAVLAVDPSSPFSGGALLGDRVRMQDHALDPEVYIRSLASRGHLGGLSSATPQALRVLDAAGCDVVLVETVGVGQSEVEVVGMADTTLVLLAPGMGDGIQAAKAGILEIGDIFVVNKADRDGADATVRDIRHMISLGDRAQPGLWRPPVLKTKADRMEGIEEVLEGIEKHIAWTSENGELKRRRKARAADEIEAIVLSELRSRIGDLRGRHSIDELAEQVALGQSDPYRASDSILADLV, from the coding sequence ATGTCGCGCCGTCAGGTCGACGTTCCAGCGCTCGTGGAGGCGGCTCGGGCCGGCGCACCACGCGCTGTGGCCAGACTGATTTCGCTGGTCGAGGATGCACATCCGGCACTGCGAGAGGTGATGACGGCGCTCGCGCCGCACACGGGGCACGCGCACATCATCGGTTTGACCGGCAGCCCGGGCGTCGGGAAATCGACGATGACCAACGCCCTGGTGACGGCCTTTCGTAAGCAGGGCAAGCGCGTCGCTGTGCTCGCGGTAGACCCCAGTTCGCCGTTCTCCGGCGGGGCTCTGCTGGGTGACCGGGTGCGGATGCAGGACCACGCGTTGGACCCCGAGGTCTACATCCGGTCGCTGGCCAGCCGCGGCCACCTGGGCGGGTTGTCCTCGGCCACGCCGCAGGCCCTGCGCGTTCTGGACGCGGCAGGCTGCGATGTCGTTCTCGTCGAGACGGTCGGCGTGGGGCAGAGCGAGGTGGAGGTCGTCGGCATGGCTGACACCACCTTGGTCCTGCTGGCCCCCGGAATGGGCGACGGCATCCAGGCCGCCAAGGCAGGCATCCTGGAGATCGGCGACATCTTTGTGGTCAACAAGGCCGATCGCGACGGCGCCGACGCCACCGTTCGCGACATCCGGCACATGATCAGCCTGGGGGATCGCGCCCAGCCTGGCTTGTGGCGTCCGCCGGTATTGAAGACCAAGGCCGACCGGATGGAAGGCATCGAGGAGGTCCTCGAGGGGATCGAGAAGCACATCGCGTGGACGAGTGAGAACGGTGAACTCAAACGGCGCCGCAAGGCGCGGGCGGCCGATGAGATCGAGGCCATCGTGTTGAGCGAGCTTCGTTCTCGGATCGGCGACCTGCGGGGTAGGCACAGCATCGATGAGTTGGCCGAGCAAGTCGCGCTCGGCCAGAGTGACCCCTATCGCGCCTCTGACTCGATTTTGGCCGACCTGGTCTGA
- a CDS encoding siderophore-interacting protein, with the protein MTDNPNRGTSARSARAPRRCVVRAVEQLSPRMKRVHLRSEELLGVDPVGPDQRATLLFPENGRFSGEPEEMARARRRRRTYTLLDLDPETGSVAIDFALHGDGVAATWAAAAEAGHELELTGPTGRMHLDRQAPCWLLIADETGLPALEAILHWLPETAEADVHVEIVDDAERRPLPVREGVNLTWWQREQHGAGAGELIARLGPHLRVRPDAVAWVAAEASAVSTLRAYLQAECGLDRRRVSATPYWRAGSTGS; encoded by the coding sequence ATGACCGACAACCCCAACCGTGGCACGTCGGCCCGCTCCGCCCGTGCACCCCGCCGCTGCGTTGTGCGAGCGGTCGAACAGCTCAGCCCCCGGATGAAGCGGGTCCATTTGCGCAGCGAGGAACTGCTCGGCGTAGACCCTGTCGGCCCGGACCAGCGTGCCACCTTGCTCTTCCCCGAGAACGGGCGCTTCAGTGGCGAACCGGAAGAGATGGCGCGGGCCCGCAGGCGCCGACGCACCTATACCCTGCTCGACTTGGACCCCGAAACGGGTTCGGTCGCCATCGATTTCGCCCTGCATGGGGACGGCGTGGCGGCCACCTGGGCGGCCGCGGCCGAGGCTGGTCACGAACTGGAACTCACCGGCCCCACGGGGCGGATGCACCTGGACCGCCAGGCGCCCTGTTGGCTGCTGATCGCAGATGAGACCGGCTTGCCCGCCCTGGAGGCGATCTTGCATTGGCTCCCCGAAACGGCCGAGGCCGATGTGCACGTCGAAATCGTCGACGACGCTGAACGCCGCCCTCTGCCGGTGCGTGAAGGGGTCAACCTGACTTGGTGGCAGCGTGAGCAACACGGAGCTGGCGCGGGCGAACTCATCGCCCGGCTAGGCCCTCACCTGCGCGTGCGTCCGGATGCGGTGGCCTGGGTTGCGGCTGAGGCCAGCGCGGTGTCCACTCTGCGCGCCTACCTGCAGGCCGAGTGCGGACTGGACCGCCGCCGGGTGTCGGCCACCCCCTACTGGCGTGCCGGCAGCACCGGCTCCTGA
- a CDS encoding MarR family winged helix-turn-helix transcriptional regulator translates to MSFRLAFDPIRRAAVLWERRWGRASSPQAMATATSVMRVQQLLLAQFDAELADLGLTFARFETLVLLTFSREGRLPMSKVGQRLMVHPTSATNLVQRLQAQGFVERIPNPLDGRGTLAVITASGRERAEEGMQRLVAVGFGLSSLTGPERVELFRLLEKVRQGHGDFDDPAQG, encoded by the coding sequence ATGAGCTTCCGCCTGGCTTTCGACCCGATCCGGCGTGCCGCGGTTCTGTGGGAGCGCCGGTGGGGGCGAGCGTCCTCGCCGCAGGCGATGGCGACGGCCACCTCGGTGATGCGGGTTCAGCAACTCCTGCTGGCCCAGTTCGACGCCGAACTGGCCGACCTCGGCCTGACCTTTGCGCGCTTCGAGACGCTGGTGCTGCTGACTTTCAGTCGCGAGGGGCGCCTTCCCATGAGCAAAGTCGGGCAGCGGCTGATGGTGCACCCGACCAGCGCGACAAACCTGGTGCAGCGTCTACAAGCCCAGGGTTTCGTCGAGCGGATCCCCAACCCGTTGGACGGGCGCGGCACACTCGCAGTGATCACCGCCAGCGGGCGCGAACGAGCCGAGGAGGGCATGCAGCGTCTCGTCGCTGTCGGGTTCGGGCTGTCTTCGCTCACCGGACCTGAACGAGTGGAGTTGTTTCGGCTGCTGGAGAAAGTGCGCCAGGGCCACGGGGACTTCGACGACCCTGCCCAGGGGTAG
- a CDS encoding cysteine desulfurase-like protein has translation MSYDVEQFRLSFPALADGTCFFDAPGGTQTPRNVAQALADTMTSGISNRDCATASGRRAEETVLQARAAIGDLLNVEPGGVVFGRSMTALTYEFSRTLAAGWGPGDEIVLTRLDHDSNVRPWMQAAQRAGAAVRLADFDPATGELAPEAVTDLITERTRLVALTAASNLIGTRPDLPSIARRTHQVGALLFVDGVHYTAHAPVDVAELGADVYVCSPYKFLGPHCGVLAADPAFLESLHPDKLLPSSDAVPERFELGTLPYELLAGTTAAVDTLASLGQGPTRRAALLAAMAAVQEHEDRLRERLEKGLLELGATIFSRAAHRTPTLLARFPGISDQQVHSSLAAAGINAPAGNFYAIECSRHLGLGEGGAVRLGLAPYSNDEDIDRLLAKLAVLVRAD, from the coding sequence ATGAGCTACGACGTCGAACAGTTCCGCCTGTCCTTCCCCGCCCTTGCGGACGGGACGTGCTTCTTCGATGCCCCCGGCGGCACCCAAACCCCCCGCAACGTTGCCCAGGCGCTCGCCGACACCATGACCAGCGGCATCTCCAACCGCGACTGCGCCACCGCCTCTGGACGGCGAGCGGAGGAGACCGTCCTGCAGGCACGCGCGGCGATCGGCGATCTGCTGAACGTTGAACCTGGCGGTGTCGTCTTCGGCAGGTCGATGACCGCCTTGACCTACGAGTTCTCCCGCACCCTGGCCGCCGGGTGGGGCCCCGGCGATGAGATCGTGCTGACCCGCCTGGACCACGACTCCAACGTGCGCCCGTGGATGCAGGCAGCCCAGCGAGCCGGGGCGGCTGTGCGGCTGGCCGACTTCGACCCCGCAACCGGTGAACTGGCCCCCGAGGCGGTCACCGACCTCATCACCGAACGAACCCGCCTGGTCGCGCTGACAGCCGCGAGCAACCTGATCGGAACCCGCCCCGATCTGCCCAGCATCGCCCGCCGCACCCACCAGGTCGGCGCATTGTTGTTCGTCGATGGCGTGCACTACACCGCGCACGCCCCCGTCGATGTGGCCGAGCTGGGGGCCGACGTCTACGTCTGCTCGCCGTACAAGTTCCTCGGCCCGCACTGCGGAGTGCTGGCCGCCGATCCCGCCTTCTTGGAGTCGCTACACCCGGACAAGCTCCTGCCCTCCAGCGACGCGGTCCCCGAACGGTTCGAACTGGGCACCCTGCCGTATGAACTGCTGGCCGGCACCACGGCAGCCGTCGACACGCTCGCCAGCCTGGGGCAGGGCCCGACCCGGCGCGCGGCTCTGCTGGCGGCCATGGCCGCGGTGCAGGAGCACGAAGATCGGCTGCGGGAACGCCTGGAAAAGGGCCTGCTGGAACTAGGCGCCACGATCTTTTCACGCGCGGCACACCGCACCCCCACCCTGCTGGCTCGCTTCCCCGGCATCAGCGATCAGCAAGTGCACAGTTCGTTGGCTGCGGCCGGGATCAACGCCCCAGCCGGCAACTTCTACGCAATCGAGTGCTCTCGTCACCTCGGCCTCGGAGAGGGCGGCGCGGTCCGGCTCGGGCTCGCGCCCTACTCAAACGATGAAGACATCGACCGGCTCTTGGCGAAGCTGGCGGTGCTCGTGCGTGCCGACTGA
- a CDS encoding acyl-CoA mutase large subunit family protein: protein MTTMAPQTTGRDRWQQRFDAAKVREADFTTLSGVELEPVYGPTLEQEAADPDFERIGWPGEFPYTRGLHATGYRGRPWTIRQFAGFGSAQQTNERYKMILGRGGGGLSVAFDMPTLMGRDSDDPMSLGEVGHCGVAIDSAADMEILFEGIPLGEVTTSMTISGPAVPVFCMYLVAAERQGVDPGVLNGTLQTDIFKEYIAQKEWLFGPEPHLRLIGDLMEYCNQNIPAYKPLSVSGYHIREAGSTAAQELAFTLADGFGYVELGLSRGLDINSFAPGLSFFFDSHLDFFEEIAKFRAARRIWATWMRDVYGATSEKAQWLRFHTQTAGVSLTAQQPLNNVVRTATEALAAILGGTNSLHTNALDETLALPTEQSAEVALRTQQVLMEEIGVTNVADPLGGSWYVEALTDKIEAEAEAIFDSILRMGDSGATVQDKDKISEIVRQNTGKAQGGKWPMTSGILRGIEDGWFTSEIADAAFQHQISLEMGDKKVVGVNCHTESVSHELEILRVSHEVETVQVAELAGRKQARDTAKANAAVEHMLQVSRTSENMIPAMLEAVRAEATLGEICDAMRNEWGMHREPARF, encoded by the coding sequence ATGACGACAATGGCGCCGCAGACGACCGGTCGTGACCGCTGGCAGCAGCGATTCGACGCCGCCAAGGTCCGCGAGGCGGACTTCACTACCCTGTCCGGGGTGGAGCTGGAGCCTGTCTACGGCCCGACACTCGAGCAGGAAGCCGCCGATCCGGACTTCGAGCGCATCGGCTGGCCGGGCGAGTTCCCCTACACCCGGGGCTTGCACGCCACGGGCTATCGCGGCCGCCCCTGGACCATCCGCCAGTTCGCCGGGTTCGGTAGCGCCCAGCAGACCAACGAGCGCTACAAGATGATCCTCGGACGCGGCGGTGGCGGACTCTCGGTGGCCTTCGATATGCCGACCCTGATGGGTCGCGACTCCGATGACCCGATGAGCCTGGGCGAGGTCGGCCACTGCGGGGTAGCCATCGACTCGGCCGCCGACATGGAGATCCTCTTCGAGGGCATCCCGCTGGGTGAGGTCACCACCTCGATGACGATCTCGGGTCCGGCTGTTCCGGTCTTCTGCATGTACCTCGTGGCCGCCGAACGCCAAGGGGTCGACCCCGGCGTGCTCAACGGCACCTTGCAGACCGACATCTTCAAGGAGTACATCGCGCAGAAGGAATGGCTCTTCGGGCCGGAACCGCACCTGCGCTTGATCGGCGACTTGATGGAGTACTGCAACCAGAACATTCCGGCCTACAAGCCGCTCTCGGTCTCCGGCTACCACATCCGCGAAGCGGGTTCGACGGCTGCCCAAGAACTGGCCTTCACCCTGGCGGACGGCTTCGGATACGTCGAACTGGGTCTCTCACGCGGCCTGGACATCAACTCCTTCGCGCCCGGCCTGAGCTTCTTCTTCGATTCCCATCTGGACTTCTTCGAGGAGATCGCCAAGTTCCGTGCCGCCCGCCGCATCTGGGCCACGTGGATGCGCGACGTATATGGCGCCACCAGCGAGAAGGCGCAATGGCTGCGTTTCCACACGCAGACCGCGGGGGTCTCCCTGACCGCCCAGCAACCGCTGAACAACGTGGTTCGCACCGCCACCGAAGCGCTCGCGGCGATCCTGGGCGGGACGAACTCGCTGCACACCAATGCGCTCGACGAAACCCTGGCGTTGCCGACCGAGCAGTCCGCCGAGGTCGCGCTGCGCACCCAGCAAGTGCTCATGGAGGAGATCGGCGTCACGAACGTGGCCGACCCGCTGGGCGGCTCCTGGTACGTCGAGGCCTTGACCGACAAGATCGAGGCCGAGGCGGAAGCCATCTTCGACTCCATCTTGCGGATGGGTGACAGTGGCGCCACCGTGCAAGACAAGGACAAGATCTCTGAGATCGTGCGGCAGAACACCGGCAAGGCACAGGGCGGAAAGTGGCCCATGACCTCCGGCATCCTGCGCGGCATCGAGGACGGCTGGTTCACCTCCGAAATAGCCGATGCGGCGTTCCAGCACCAGATCAGCCTAGAAATGGGTGACAAGAAGGTCGTTGGCGTCAACTGCCACACCGAGTCGGTCAGCCACGAGTTGGAGATCCTACGGGTCAGCCACGAAGTGGAGACGGTGCAGGTCGCCGAACTGGCCGGGCGAAAGCAGGCGCGCGACACCGCGAAAGCGAACGCTGCCGTGGAGCACATGCTGCAGGTGAGCCGCACGAGCGAGAACATGATCCCGGCGATGCTGGAGGCCGTGCGCGCCGAAGCCACCCTGGGGGAGATCTGCGACGCCATGCGCAACGAGTGGGGCATGCACCGCGAGCCCGCGCGGTTCTGA
- a CDS encoding AAA family ATPase gives MPTEPLIVLVNGLPGSGKTTVAAGLGRRFERAAVLEGDQLQQQMIVRGGVDVGDEPQDEGWRQLELRWRNLAALAENFVQEGFTVIVDSLAIPALLGPFASSLDPHPLAYLHLEPDRAVGLARDAHRPGKNIGARYDSIAVEFEPLRQLGVWIDSTQHRPQDTVQAAWEALQTGEAVATRQLQELAGKLR, from the coding sequence ATGCCCACCGAACCGCTGATCGTGCTGGTGAACGGACTGCCCGGGTCGGGTAAGACAACCGTCGCGGCGGGTTTGGGGCGACGCTTCGAGCGGGCGGCGGTTCTGGAGGGCGACCAACTCCAGCAGCAGATGATCGTGCGCGGCGGCGTGGATGTGGGCGATGAACCGCAGGACGAGGGGTGGCGGCAGCTGGAATTGCGGTGGCGCAACCTCGCCGCGCTGGCCGAGAACTTCGTGCAGGAGGGCTTCACCGTCATCGTCGACTCGCTGGCGATCCCGGCCTTGCTCGGCCCCTTCGCGTCCTCGCTGGACCCGCACCCCTTGGCTTACCTGCACCTCGAACCGGATCGGGCAGTCGGCCTGGCCAGGGACGCGCACCGGCCGGGAAAAAACATCGGGGCGCGCTACGACAGCATCGCGGTCGAGTTCGAGCCGCTGCGCCAGCTCGGGGTGTGGATCGACTCCACTCAGCATCGCCCCCAAGACACCGTCCAGGCCGCCTGGGAAGCGCTACAGACCGGCGAGGCGGTGGCGACCAGGCAATTGCAGGAGTTGGCGGGAAAACTGCGCTGA